In one window of Chryseobacterium sp. JV274 DNA:
- a CDS encoding DUF4450 domain-containing protein, with amino-acid sequence MRKTSILAGFIVLSACSHSFSQSRHWQNNERELHYKEDKGDFLLVNGRYRFNRALYGNNRASRVEAGDLPEFALYLPGMGGNLQFVIQKGNSIKKLIQADTIETRYRPGLMLYAIKDQILGNGNLKLTVLAQSEEEGLILKMETENVDPSTKIYAVYGGASGKTFSRNGDIGADPESGFYLLPEYCEDNQFQLNKNQFELTYLNKKKENQLISGSFSNTHSLQLTDVKTLEKLSDFTQNKAEKSPIIYATYSTQKNPVFIQIKKGKSDQNFSDKHLADIFNEAEQSRLSLINWIQLKTPDSDLNNFGATLSVAADAIWESPTFLHGAVAWRMRLNAWRGAYAADVLSWHDRAKEHFESYSNSQVLSPDSAPVEMDTLLHLARHKEEMGTSVFSSGYISRNPNDNSKPHHYDMNLVFFDQLFSHFNYTGDVDFLKKMWPAMVRHMDWEKRNFKRGDLYDAYAAIWASDALQYSGGKVTHTSAYHYRANREMAKLAKIIGKDSTPYEKEAESILKAMKNELWIKNKGYFAEYKDALGNQILHDKPGIWSIYHVSDAYILNEFEDYQNTQYVNNHIPKIPIIVKGGINKDHYTLSTTNWQPYDWSINNVALAENLQTALAYWQAGRNDEAYRLWKGNLAESMYYGISPGNFEQLSHYDAFRGELYRDFADPIGVAARTLTEGLFGIYPKLLENKINIKPGFPKHWNFAELKLQDWEFKFNRNLKKTNYWFKSNYASAVSLDVLIPVNHTKIRSVTVNGKKVQFAIHPNSISRPFVKLETEKGKEFTIEITYSEDELKTEKTDYINYISENLQLNLDPKKKIQQVYDPQKLIKIRNGNQFDLVKEERKGTFFVQLEQNGTKWWQPVNVDIQYPLEIKWVNKKLQIHSKSSNIINGKLNINHLNITFSIQKNQNTSVEIPTNDLSRGTNFIQLEYNGIKQNVEITDWEIENKGEFTPVSLASKYNERVTGIFNQKYLSPRLNVPTLQLPWQGIGNWCYPLTTTQIDDSGLMKKRKDGKLEFLGIPFLINNEEKNIVFTSQWDNFPESVEIPVTGKGRKIYFLMAGSTNPMQSQITNGTVTVQYSDGSDTALELKNPVNWWPIEQDLFDDNFAFEIPDDKIPYRVQLKTGELYKGGSLTKYSEIKGVSSRAVEGGAATILDLPIDPNRELKSIKLTAVSNDVVIGLMSATILK; translated from the coding sequence ATGCGAAAAACATCCATTTTAGCGGGCTTTATTGTTTTATCTGCATGCTCACATTCTTTTTCTCAATCCAGACACTGGCAAAACAATGAAAGAGAACTGCATTACAAAGAAGACAAAGGTGATTTTTTGTTGGTTAACGGAAGATACCGCTTTAACCGAGCTTTGTATGGCAACAACCGCGCCTCAAGAGTGGAAGCCGGGGATTTGCCGGAGTTTGCGCTGTATCTTCCCGGAATGGGTGGTAATCTTCAGTTTGTTATTCAGAAAGGAAATTCGATTAAAAAATTAATTCAGGCTGATACCATTGAAACCCGTTATCGTCCGGGCCTGATGTTGTATGCCATTAAAGATCAGATTCTTGGAAATGGAAATTTAAAACTGACGGTTTTAGCACAATCTGAAGAAGAAGGTTTGATTTTAAAAATGGAAACAGAAAATGTAGATCCTTCAACAAAGATCTATGCAGTTTATGGCGGAGCAAGCGGAAAAACATTCAGCAGAAACGGCGACATCGGTGCAGACCCGGAATCAGGTTTTTATTTGCTACCGGAATATTGTGAAGACAACCAGTTTCAACTCAATAAAAACCAATTTGAGCTTACTTATTTAAACAAGAAAAAAGAAAACCAATTGATCAGCGGAAGTTTTTCAAACACCCATTCATTACAATTAACCGATGTGAAAACGTTGGAAAAATTATCTGATTTTACACAAAATAAAGCAGAAAAATCTCCGATCATTTACGCAACATATTCAACACAAAAAAATCCTGTTTTTATTCAAATTAAAAAAGGAAAATCAGATCAAAACTTTTCAGACAAACATCTTGCGGATATTTTCAATGAAGCCGAACAATCACGATTATCATTAATCAACTGGATTCAGTTGAAAACTCCGGATTCGGATTTAAATAACTTCGGAGCTACCCTTTCGGTCGCCGCAGATGCCATTTGGGAAAGTCCGACGTTTCTTCATGGCGCAGTTGCCTGGAGAATGAGGCTAAATGCCTGGCGAGGAGCTTATGCAGCCGATGTTCTCAGTTGGCACGATCGTGCAAAAGAACACTTTGAAAGCTATTCCAATTCTCAGGTTTTAAGCCCGGATTCCGCACCCGTTGAGATGGATACGCTTTTGCATCTGGCAAGACACAAAGAAGAAATGGGAACTTCAGTATTCTCAAGTGGATATATTTCCAGAAACCCCAATGACAATTCAAAACCTCATCATTATGATATGAATCTGGTTTTCTTTGATCAGCTGTTTTCTCATTTCAACTACACAGGAGATGTAGATTTTCTAAAGAAAATGTGGCCTGCAATGGTTCGTCACATGGATTGGGAAAAACGAAATTTCAAACGGGGTGACCTTTATGATGCTTATGCTGCAATCTGGGCGAGTGATGCTTTGCAGTATTCGGGGGGAAAAGTAACCCACACTTCTGCCTATCATTACAGAGCCAACCGTGAAATGGCAAAACTGGCGAAAATTATTGGTAAAGATTCCACTCCTTACGAAAAAGAAGCTGAATCTATTTTAAAAGCTATGAAAAACGAGCTTTGGATTAAAAATAAAGGGTATTTTGCTGAATATAAAGACGCCCTGGGCAATCAGATTCTTCACGACAAGCCTGGAATATGGTCGATTTATCATGTTTCGGATGCTTATATTTTAAATGAATTTGAAGACTATCAAAATACGCAGTACGTCAACAATCATATTCCGAAGATCCCCATAATAGTAAAGGGGGGAATTAATAAAGATCACTACACACTTTCCACCACCAACTGGCAGCCTTATGATTGGTCGATCAATAATGTGGCGCTGGCAGAGAATTTACAAACCGCTTTAGCGTATTGGCAGGCAGGAAGAAATGATGAGGCCTATCGACTTTGGAAAGGCAATCTGGCCGAAAGTATGTACTACGGAATCAGTCCGGGAAATTTTGAACAATTATCTCACTATGATGCTTTCCGTGGGGAATTGTACCGTGATTTTGCCGACCCGATTGGTGTGGCTGCAAGAACTTTAACAGAAGGACTTTTCGGAATTTATCCCAAATTATTAGAAAATAAAATCAATATAAAACCCGGGTTTCCCAAACACTGGAATTTTGCAGAGCTGAAACTTCAGGATTGGGAATTTAAGTTTAACCGAAATTTAAAAAAAACAAATTATTGGTTTAAATCAAACTATGCAAGTGCAGTTTCGCTTGATGTATTGATTCCTGTGAATCATACCAAAATAAGATCGGTAACCGTAAACGGTAAAAAAGTACAATTTGCGATACATCCAAATTCTATTTCACGGCCTTTTGTAAAGTTAGAAACAGAAAAAGGAAAAGAATTTACCATTGAAATTACGTATTCGGAAGATGAATTAAAAACTGAAAAAACAGATTACATCAATTACATCTCTGAAAATCTTCAACTCAATTTAGATCCAAAAAAGAAGATTCAACAGGTTTATGACCCGCAGAAACTGATAAAAATCCGAAACGGGAATCAGTTTGATCTGGTGAAAGAAGAAAGAAAAGGAACCTTTTTCGTTCAATTGGAACAAAATGGAACGAAATGGTGGCAACCTGTAAATGTTGATATTCAATATCCTTTAGAAATAAAATGGGTGAATAAAAAACTGCAAATTCACTCTAAATCATCCAATATAATCAATGGAAAATTGAATATTAATCATTTAAATATAACTTTTTCAATTCAAAAAAATCAAAATACATCAGTTGAAATTCCAACGAATGATCTAAGCAGGGGAACCAACTTTATTCAGCTTGAATACAATGGAATCAAACAAAATGTAGAAATAACAGATTGGGAAATCGAAAATAAAGGCGAGTTCACCCCTGTTTCGTTAGCCTCAAAATATAATGAGAGAGTAACCGGAATTTTCAATCAAAAATATCTTTCCCCAAGATTAAATGTCCCTACTCTACAGCTTCCGTGGCAAGGAATCGGGAACTGGTGCTATCCGCTGACCACTACTCAAATTGATGACAGCGGACTGATGAAAAAACGAAAAGATGGGAAACTTGAGTTCTTAGGAATTCCTTTTTTAATTAATAACGAAGAAAAAAACATTGTCTTTACAAGCCAGTGGGATAATTTTCCGGAATCGGTTGAAATTCCTGTTACGGGAAAAGGAAGAAAAATCTATTTTCTAATGGCAGGTTCTACCAATCCGATGCAGTCACAAATTACCAACGGAACGGTTACGGTTCAGTATTCAGACGGTTCAGATACAGCATTAGAACTAAAAAATCCTGTGAACTGGTGGCCTATCGAGCAGGATTTGTTTGATGATAATTTTGCTTTTGAAATTCCGGATGATAAAATTCCGTACCGGGTTCAGCTGAAAACCGGGGAATTGTACAAAGGAGGAAGTTTAACGAAATATTCAGAAATTAAAGGAGTAAGCAGCCGGGCTGTTGAAGGCGGTGCCGCAACCATTCTGGATCTGCCGATTGACCCAAACAGAGAATTAAAATCCATAAAATTAACAGCAGTGAGCAACGATGTCGTTATCGGACTGATGAGTGCCACTATTCTTAAATAA
- a CDS encoding GntR family transcriptional regulator: protein MAETFEIIINEHSRVPKYKQIVDSILNGIDSGEIKIGEKIPSINELSESCFLSRDTVEKAYKELRKRQIIESVKGKGYYISRINKNDVINIFFLINKPSTYKMMIYNYFVNAIGTKGNVEMYIYHCDETLFINSLKKNLGGFDYYVIMPHFRDEQSKHTSSTQQVLDMIEQIPKNKLLLLDNTKPNISGEYGSIFQDFEHDIYNALEEGLDKIKKYEKIILVYPDKSIHPYPFRIVRGFEKFCKDFKLDYEILDEIYPDMELQEKDIFITIRERDLVNLVKQIRQKNLELGKDIGIISYNETPLKELLGITVITTDFKAMGESAAYMILKNKKESVNNVFKFIQRDSL, encoded by the coding sequence ATGGCAGAAACATTTGAAATAATAATCAATGAGCATTCCAGAGTTCCCAAATACAAACAGATTGTGGATTCTATTCTTAATGGAATTGATAGCGGAGAGATTAAGATTGGTGAAAAAATTCCTTCCATAAACGAACTCAGCGAGTCTTGCTTTCTTTCAAGAGATACTGTAGAAAAAGCGTATAAAGAACTCCGAAAAAGACAAATCATCGAATCTGTAAAGGGAAAAGGATATTATATCTCACGGATTAATAAAAACGACGTAATCAACATTTTCTTCCTGATCAACAAACCGAGTACTTATAAAATGATGATTTATAATTATTTCGTCAATGCAATCGGTACCAAAGGCAATGTTGAAATGTATATTTACCATTGTGACGAAACACTTTTCATTAATTCCTTAAAAAAGAACCTGGGCGGATTTGATTATTACGTGATCATGCCTCATTTCCGTGATGAGCAGTCTAAACATACCAGCTCAACACAGCAGGTTTTAGATATGATTGAACAAATCCCGAAAAACAAATTATTGTTGTTAGATAATACAAAGCCCAATATTTCAGGAGAATATGGCTCTATATTTCAGGATTTTGAACATGATATTTACAATGCTTTAGAGGAAGGTTTAGACAAAATAAAAAAATACGAAAAGATCATTTTGGTGTATCCCGACAAATCCATTCATCCCTATCCCTTCCGTATTGTCCGCGGTTTTGAAAAATTCTGTAAGGATTTTAAACTCGATTATGAAATTCTTGATGAAATTTATCCCGATATGGAATTGCAGGAAAAAGATATTTTCATTACGATCCGGGAACGGGATCTGGTGAACCTTGTTAAGCAAATCAGACAGAAAAATCTTGAGTTGGGCAAAGACATCGGAATTATTTCCTATAACGAAACGCCTCTTAAAGAACTGCTGGGAATTACGGTAATTACTACAGATTTTAAAGCTATG
- a CDS encoding glycoside hydrolase family 28 protein: protein MKKFALLLFALITSIPVWGQYKPWTSSEQPLQEIQTLKKQIVKPNFRKKDYLITDFGAVGDGKTKNTEAFKKAVERCNAEGGGRVVVPKGIFLTGAIYLKSNVNLHVNEGATVLFSQDSNDYPIVFTRWEGMECMNYSSLIYAYEEENIAVTGKGTLDGNSDNDHWWFWCGAKKYGWNESRPGRQNPARAKLHEYMAQKKDPRERIFGDGYYLRPNFVQPYKSKNFYMADVLVKNSPMWNLNPVLCENVLIERVKVISHGPNNDGFDPEACKNVWIKDSYFDTGDDCIAIKSGRDEDGRGIGKPAENHIIENCEMKDGHGGVVIGSEIAGGAKNIYAIGNVMDSKNLDRALRIKTSSSRGGIIENVFFYNTKVGAYKEAAVRFNMHYEKPGNFIPTIRNVWVENMVVEKGGKYTILSDAYESSPVTDFTMINAKINGVEIPYKVDFLRNVTLKNVTVNGQPLTDLKK, encoded by the coding sequence GTCAATTCCTGTTTGGGGGCAATATAAACCCTGGACTTCTTCGGAACAACCTTTACAGGAAATCCAGACCTTAAAAAAACAAATTGTAAAGCCCAATTTCAGAAAAAAAGACTATCTCATTACTGATTTTGGTGCTGTGGGTGATGGAAAGACAAAAAATACGGAAGCTTTTAAAAAAGCCGTCGAAAGATGTAATGCAGAAGGCGGAGGAAGAGTTGTCGTTCCAAAAGGTATCTTTTTGACAGGAGCTATTTATTTAAAAAGTAATGTGAATTTACATGTTAACGAAGGTGCAACAGTCCTGTTCAGTCAGGACAGTAACGACTACCCTATTGTTTTCACAAGATGGGAAGGAATGGAATGTATGAATTATTCGTCCCTGATCTATGCTTACGAGGAAGAAAATATCGCTGTAACCGGAAAAGGAACACTGGACGGAAACTCTGATAACGACCATTGGTGGTTTTGGTGTGGTGCAAAAAAATATGGTTGGAACGAATCCCGTCCGGGAAGACAAAATCCTGCCCGTGCAAAACTGCATGAATACATGGCCCAAAAGAAAGACCCGAGAGAAAGAATATTTGGTGACGGATATTATTTGAGACCTAATTTCGTTCAGCCTTATAAGAGTAAAAATTTCTATATGGCAGATGTTTTGGTAAAAAATTCTCCAATGTGGAATCTTAATCCTGTATTGTGTGAAAATGTTTTGATTGAAAGAGTAAAAGTAATCAGCCACGGTCCCAATAATGATGGCTTTGATCCTGAAGCCTGTAAAAACGTGTGGATCAAAGATTCATATTTTGATACGGGAGATGATTGTATTGCCATAAAATCCGGAAGAGATGAAGACGGAAGGGGTATCGGCAAACCGGCGGAAAACCACATCATCGAAAACTGTGAAATGAAAGACGGACACGGCGGCGTAGTGATTGGAAGCGAAATTGCGGGCGGAGCAAAAAATATTTATGCCATAGGAAATGTGATGGACAGTAAAAATCTTGACAGGGCACTTCGTATTAAAACCAGTTCAAGCCGGGGCGGAATTATCGAAAATGTATTCTTTTACAATACAAAAGTAGGCGCTTATAAAGAAGCTGCGGTGCGTTTCAATATGCATTACGAAAAACCGGGTAACTTCATCCCTACGATCAGAAACGTCTGGGTAGAAAATATGGTCGTGGAAAAAGGCGGAAAATATACCATCCTTTCTGATGCCTACGAATCTTCTCCTGTAACAGATTTTACAATGATCAATGCTAAAATTAACGGTGTTGAAATTCCATATAAAGTTGATTTCCTAAGAAATGTTACCCTGAAAAACGTGACTGTTAACGGACAGCCATTAACTGATTTAAAAAAATAA
- a CDS encoding twin-arginine translocation signal domain-containing protein produces the protein MDKPRHFTRRDFLQTSALGITAGVLGLSFTSSSSGKPYFSLKPIGRTFSLENYYIWCNSPIWGEDGKVHLFYSRWRKEKGMGGWLNGSEICRAEADSPYDEFRHKQVILAPRGGEFWDATTCHNPLITKVENEYYLFYMGNHNGKTNTKKIGLATSKSLDGDWVRPESPLLLPGEQGAWDDHCTTNPAFIKGNDGKFWLFYKSWNTEEYENQKGPVRGNRKYGLAKADHPSGPYEKIKENPVIDFSLQPDNAQLEDAFIWKQHGKFHIVARDMGFFNHEYGLHLTSRDGLNWSKPKIAYLDMKSYVKEPAPPSHLKRFGRLERPMILMDKDGKTPKFLFGATQGGKFETSTSFVFEITDTTI, from the coding sequence ATGGATAAGCCCAGACACTTTACACGGAGAGACTTTTTACAGACCTCAGCCCTTGGGATTACAGCAGGGGTTCTGGGGCTTTCATTTACAAGTTCATCTTCCGGCAAACCTTATTTCAGCTTAAAACCAATCGGGCGGACCTTTTCATTGGAGAACTATTATATTTGGTGTAATTCTCCGATTTGGGGCGAAGACGGTAAGGTTCATCTTTTTTATTCCAGGTGGAGAAAAGAAAAAGGAATGGGCGGCTGGCTCAACGGTTCTGAAATTTGCCGTGCAGAAGCAGATTCTCCCTATGATGAATTCAGGCATAAACAAGTTATTCTTGCTCCCAGAGGCGGCGAATTCTGGGATGCCACAACTTGTCATAATCCTTTAATTACCAAAGTGGAAAATGAGTATTATCTTTTCTACATGGGCAACCACAACGGAAAAACAAATACCAAAAAAATAGGACTTGCCACTTCAAAAAGTCTTGACGGAGATTGGGTAAGACCGGAATCTCCTCTGCTTCTTCCCGGAGAACAAGGCGCATGGGATGACCATTGCACTACCAACCCGGCTTTTATAAAAGGAAATGACGGCAAATTCTGGCTTTTTTATAAATCCTGGAATACTGAGGAATACGAAAATCAGAAAGGTCCGGTAAGAGGAAATCGGAAATATGGATTGGCCAAGGCTGATCATCCTTCAGGTCCTTATGAAAAAATAAAGGAGAATCCTGTCATCGATTTTTCATTGCAGCCTGACAATGCCCAGCTGGAAGATGCTTTTATCTGGAAACAACATGGAAAATTCCATATAGTGGCCCGTGATATGGGATTCTTTAACCATGAATACGGTTTACATTTAACTTCCAGGGACGGCCTTAACTGGTCCAAACCGAAAATCGCTTACCTTGATATGAAAAGTTATGTTAAGGAGCCTGCTCCCCCCAGTCATTTAAAACGATTCGGGAGATTGGAACGTCCCATGATTTTAATGGATAAGGACGGTAAGACTCCTAAATTCCTGTTCGGGGCAACACAGGGAGGAAAGTTTGAAACTTCTACATCTTTTGTTTTTGAAATAACAGACACTACAATTTAA